The genomic window ACAGTTAAGAGAGATCTCTGGTAACGTGTCTGCagagaggacggagggagggaaggggggggatagagagagggagggaggacattaATCAAACTGTCAATATGTAGccgaggaagaggggtggggtggtggtgtccTGTCAGCCAAGAGGTGGACAgcctcgccccctccctctcccgtaTCTCCCAGACAGCAGCAGGTGCCCAcgcagatagagggagagaatccCCTCTTTCAAACTTGTGCccccacacactgaacacacgcTGGACATCCACACGCCAGAGCAAAGACGAGTAAACACTTAGACTGGATCAttttccatccctttctccatcagtctatgtcacacacacatacacacacacaccaagcccttCAAGCCCCATCAAATAGGCAACTGCATTTGATTGCAGAAAGAGCAGCTCATCTACTTTTAAGAAAGGCATTTTAAATAGGGCTTCCCTGTGTAACCACAAACAGAATTCATCAGAAAAGTACTGATCAACAGAAATTATATATTTACCATGAAATGTGCTTTTGTGCACATTGACTAATCTTAGAATGAACAAATGCAACACTATGATTTAAGATGCTTCACAAAAATCCATATCAGAAAacgccttttttttttcttttttttttacatttccagCTGTTGAGCATAGACTTGAAATTGAATTACTAATAGCGAAATGAGCACAAATAATGATTCAAGTTACGCAACTTAATCATCTATCAACCATGCATTCTCATGTAAGTacagccatccatccatacaGCAAAGCTCCAGATCTTACCTCCAGCAAGGTGGTCATATTGTTCTCCCGGCTCCCCAGAGCCGAAGCCTGCTCCTTCGGGCGCGGAGGCTGTGAGGAAGGGGGTCCCTGCGGAGCTGAGCATCATCATCTCCTCCAGCTTGGGGTAGTTGTCCATGGGCGAGTGTGGAAAGCTGAGTGGGTCTGAGATCTGCAGGGCTGGAAGGAGCATCTCTGTCTTGGCTGCAGCCATTCTtctggggctggagaggagagcagggaggctgggtgTGCGCTGGGGTAGAGGCAGCCTCTTGCAGGTGTATGGGAGGATGGGATCACCAGTCCAGCTCAGTAGACACAGCTGTCACTGTCGCTGAATGGCTCtcgtatcctctctctctcctctgctctgctcttctcctggCGTCTtgatttttcttctgttttccaGAGAAGCTGAGTAGAAAATCCACTTGTCTTGTTTCAAAAAAGAAGATTGAGAACAAAATCGCCCGTCTTACTCATTCCCTACAATGAATCAAAATGAATCATAAATTGATTTATTTTgattagctttttttttttcttctctgaaCTGATTTGATCAAATGACGTTTTGCCCTTCTTGGATTgaacttgttgttgttgttgttgttgttttttaattcACTTTgacttgtgtgaatgtgtgtgctgtgtctgagTTAGGGCGctatctgtgtctctgtctcgctGCTCTGACAGTTGCCGTTGTAGGCTCTGAGATCTCTCGCTCTCGTCCGAGGTTCCCACTCCTTTATATACCCTCCCCCCGTGACGTAGATGTCCATATTTGGATTGGAGGAAGCCCATATTTAGGCAATGCAGTGGAGGACACATGACGCTGGCCCGGGGAAAagcggagaggagagacttTATATTAAGCCAGTGCAATAAATCGCGGGGAGATACCCGCTCGTCCTCCAGCCCGAATCGATGTATCTTCATGGTAGAATCGCTGTCTGAGAAAACGGcgtatttctccctctctccccaatgCCCCGTAGATCACATTCGCATCTCCCATCTGTACGGCAGGCTGCGCTCTTGCCGGAAAACCCAGCTCCGCCATGCCATATAAGGTCGTATCTACATAAGGACTTATTCCGGTGGGTTTCCATTTTCCTGACCTTATTTGGAACTTCCTGAGGTAGCGCTGATCGGTGCTTGGCAGTGAATGAGAGGTTGGAGCGCAGCTCGAGCCCAGCGCTCCGCACAATAAGTAATGTCAGCACTATATCCTCGCTCTTTATGAGCGCACAGCGGCCGCACAGTAACATCTGAGCTAGAACATTTTGCTAACCATTCCGAGTTAATCAATGCTGCATCTCAACAGCACGGGGATACTATTTCAGTTGTTTAAAGTTGTCTCTGAAGGGATATAATTTTCTGTCTGTAGCCTATTGGTCTTGCACGTAGCCTAGGATTGTGTTGACATGATGTGGGTAAATCCATCGTTCAGTTCTGCATCAAGGCATCGTCACAAACTAAAAGATAAATACATGTCAAAACATCCTGAAATCTTTCATCTCTGGAGGATTTTCGTTCACCCATGCATGTACTTTTCTATTGATGCACTTTGACATTTAAGCCTTCGTGTGATGATGAATGTCTGACCGGGTATAGAGAGACTGAAAGCAGCGGGAAAGGAAGGCAGGCGCAAGCTGCATCAATGCAGTGGGTTGACAAGATGCGACTCACAAAAGTGAAATCTAACAGTTCGGTATGTCAGTAGGCTAGAAATGATGTCGAATGAAATTTCAAACTTCTCCTAAACTTGAAGAAATATAAATTATACGGGGGCTACAAGGTTAGGTATGTATTGTTTATAGGCAGAATGACAAGTAGGTTTGTGTATTTGGTTATGCTTAGCGAGACTAAGGAGTTCGGAGGCCTTTCTTCTTATTCTATCTACCTTCCCTCTAtctattctgtctctctctctctctctctctctctctctctctctctctctctctctctctctctctctctctctctctctctctctgtcttatatTAGAATTAGGAGGACGTGCTACCTTCCTTGTCAGTAATGTATGGATGCTGATGAACCATGGGTGCTGACGAAGCGCGAGGCTATCCGTCTAATTGAGGGGTGTCCCCGGCTCGATATTCGAGGAATCTCTGTGCCACTCACGAAGCTAATGGGCCGCATTAACAAAACGCTGCTCACCGCTACCAGGACGCCTGCGGGGTACTGATGCTCCCGGAGGCTGTTCCTGCCCGGCGGCGCACCGGGAGTCCTCGGTGGCCGCTGACGGGAAATCGATGTGTTTCCCGCGCTGTTGACTGAATCTATGCAAGCAACTTCATTGGTAAACATCTAACAGTTTGGCGAGTCCTGGAGAGAGACctagagagggagtgtggacaTAGAGGTGCAGGGTTCCAGGTCACCTTAGCGGTTAAAGACAGAACTAAACTTTAAGTActggttttgtttttgtttgaggaAGGACAGTATGAAGTTACTTTAACCTCTTTAGTCATCTATGTGTCCATCCTCACATCATTCATGGTGCCCAAAGTTGctaaatgtacacacaaacacacaaacagacacccacacatacacttttACAAACTTCTGCTAGATAAACAGGTGGTGTTCCAATTGGCAACTCTTACCGGGtttttttgagggggggggggggtgcaatggTTGCTTCTCTGAGCGCCAGGTAcatttagtctctctctctctgtggcacTGCCAGATCATCTATTATCTATGACACACTTAAACTCTGGCCCCAGCAttggtcgagagagagagagagagagagagacagagagagagacagagagagagacagagagagagaccgagagagagagagagagagagaggcagggaaaggcAGACGGAGAGTATTAACCTCTTGAGAGACTTGTAAGAGAAAAATGTAGTTTAGACTTTTACtgtgatgtacacacacacaaacacacgcacacatacacaggcagggGGTGTTTGTGGACGTGTGCTGTAGAGGGATCTTGGGCTGTACAGCTGTCTGGAGTGGCTGGACAGAGCAGGACTCAGAGTGCCTTGTCATGCATCACTTCCTCTTGTCGATAGAAGcacacaggagagggggggggtcatcatATACAGCACCATAAAATCAGTTTAGGATGACAATAAAAATGatgttggggtgtgtggggaCTCCTCTGAGGACACACTCggaggtgggagagaaaggaccggaaggtgtgtgtttgtgtgtttgttggtttgaGTCTGTGTTGGGTTAGCCAGTTCATTCTGCCTGGTGTGTTCCCTGTTGCTGCCCACGCAGCCCAGAGAGAGGAGTCCTCGTCttccgcacacacgcacgcacacacacgcacacagacaggctctcCCCTCACCTACGCAGGCTCCGCTAGGCCATCCCAACACCCCCTGAACAGCACAGAGCACCGGTTAATATTTAATTAGGCCCCAATctgccagagagaggaggaggaggaggagagcttggAGAGCGAGGgctgagagagtcagggagagagtcagagagagagagagagagtcagagagagagagagtcagggagagagtcagagagagagagaatcagagagagagtcagagagagagagagagtaagagagagtcagagagagagagagagtcagggagagagtcagagagagagagagtcagggagagaaagaatcagagagagagtcagagagagagagaatcatggagagagtcagagagagagagagtcagggagagagtcagagagagagagtcagggagagagtcagagagagagagtcagagagagaaagagttagaAGGAGAGAGGCAAAAGGCAAAAGAGTGAAATTAGAGAGTGGACAGATGAAGGGAAGGAaatgagagaaggggagagaaagagggagcatCGCAACAtaatcaagagagagagggacatagcgatagagcacaagagagagagagggacagagcgatagagcacaagagagagagagggacagagcacaagagagagagagggacagagctaTAAagtacaagagagagagagagggacagagcgatagagcacaagagagagagagggacatagcgatagagcacaagagagagacggagggagcgagagatagagagcaagagagagagagttaaaagAGAGAACGATTCTCACACCCCCACCTTCAGAAGCAAATAGCAATCCACGGCTAGCGTTAATCACCACCATGCTGCCAGGCAGACAGATGCTCAGCTAACGCCCCCCTCAGCGACTCCccaaccacccctcctccccacccctgtgGTGCAATCCCTACCATTAGCATACAGGTGTACTCAGACGGGCCGTTCCATTATGGACTGACGGATGGGGGAGTTTTTGAAAGCAGGCAGGCGAGGGGATGATGACAGCTAGCAAAATCCGAGATGTTATATAATTTGGTAGGCGtgttgaaggggagggggaaatgACAAGAgcaggagagttggagagagacctGATTGTTTTTGAGCTGACATTTAATAAAGCCAGTCCAGAGTGAACATGGTATGGTGATGAATGTGTTCAAGATGATGGAGGTTGTGGACAAACTGTCCTAATACAGTGTCACCTCACATAGCATGTTTGCAGAGAGAACAGTGGTCCTCCTGACTGGGAGACGCTTGGTAGTAAACTGTTGGTCGTGGGTTCTGGAGGATGTTTAATAGACGTATCTGTTTGTgttgtgatgacatcacagaacATTCCTTTGTTGTCCGTGTCctgcaggggagacaggggaggaatgCCCAGGAACTAGGCCAGGTAGTTTCCCTCTCTGAGTCACCTGACCAGAGAATCCTGGGGAGCCTGGAGTGGTTATCTGACTCCGGGTGACCTCACCTCTCCTGAAAGCTGTACAGGAGCTTCGACAGGTGGGTTGTAGGTGGATCAGGTTTCCTTGCTGTTTGTAACAGGTACATTGGAATGAAACCAATGAGATTCAAGCCGGCACCTCTGACATCTTGGGAAGAGACAGAATCAGGATTCACTTCCGGTCTTCTTCAAGCCTCCTTCCCGATCACTAAATACCTGCTGTTCCCTGCAGGTCCACTGGCCTACGAGAATGCAACACTaacccgtcacacacacatacacacacttccctcGGGACCAGCTCAGTAGTGACTCAACCCgcctcccctacacacacacacacaaggttgtTGCTTTGATGTATGACAAAAGGTCTGACCTTTAACCTTTCAGCTGTGGATGAgtcagaggaagggaagagaaagggggggagagggagagagggagagagggagtgagggaggagggagagagggggagagggagagagggagtgagggaggaggcagagatggagagagggggagagatagggagggaaagaaagatggagagaaggagggagagagggagggagagatggaggagaaagggaaataaagagaagggagagaaagggagagagaaaaggagggggaaagTTCCCTCTATCCTTACTGGATAACATTTAAAGGTTGTCGCTAGCTTGCTATCTAACAGCTTTTTATGTATAGCAGGTGTGTCTGATGTACTGTGAGAGGGGGCAGCTAACTTCACACACTGACCAATGACGTGGGGAGaggtgagaaaggagagagtgagagagagagcaggagagaaagaggaaaggagagagaaagaagagaggggagaaggaggacagtATTTCCGGACAGACGAGGACTGTGGTGTGTTGGTATGGAGAGCTCGTCTGGGTGTGACTCACGTAGAAACACACAGACTTGTTTTTTCTTCTCCAGTGTTTTCACATTCTGCAGCCAGTTAAAAGTTGTTTCAGTCGTACGGCTCCTGGCCAGCCCACATGTTTGTGTGGCTGACAGGCTTTATGTAGGATGGGTTTACATTACTGTCACTCATGCCATTCCACGACCAAACCTTGGACACTGAGATTTTCTTGGAAATGGAGCCTGGTTCTGGGGAGGGCTGGATCTGGGAGGCTGATTCTGGGGAGGTTGGTTCTGGAGGGCTGGTTCTGGGAGGTTGGTTCTgggaggctggttctggggaggCTGGATCTGGGAGGCTGGATCTGGGAGGCTGATTCTGGGGAGGTTGGTTCTGGGAGGCTGGTTCTGGGAGGTTGGTTCTgggaggctggttctggggaggCTGGATCTGGGAGGCTGGATCTGGGAGGCTGATTCTGGGGAGGTTGGTTCTGGGAGGCTGGTTCTGGGAGGTTGGTTCTgggaggctggttctggggaggctggttctgggaggctggttctggggaCGTTGGTTCTggaggctggttctggggaggttggttctgggaggctggttctggggaggTTGGTTCTGGGGAGGTTGGTTCTgggaggctggttctggggaggttggttctgggaggctggttctgggaggctggttctgggaggctggttctggggaggatggttctgggaggctggttctggggaggTTGGTTCTGGTAGGCTGATTCTGGGGAGGTTGGTTCTgggaggctggttctggggaggttggttctgggaggctggttctggggaggTTGGTTCTGGGGAGGTTGGTTCTGGAGGTTGGTTCTGGGGACGTTGGTTCTGTgaggctggttctggggaggTTGGTTCTGGGAGGCTGGTTCTGGGAGGTTGGTTCTGGGGAGGTTGGTTCTggg from Osmerus mordax isolate fOsmMor3 chromosome 12, fOsmMor3.pri, whole genome shotgun sequence includes these protein-coding regions:
- the LOC136954463 gene encoding uncharacterized protein, with product MSPSVDPPQLQDSISPGTLLFPRHTNFTQPQLTLKITTLSFQPASQNQPPQNQPPQNQPPQNQPPRTTLPEPASPEPASQNHPPRNQPPQNQPPRINLPEPTSPEPASQNQPPQNQPPRTSLPEPTSPEPTSQNQPPQNQPPRTNLPEPTSPETNLPEPTSPEPASQNQPPQNQPPQNQPPRTNLPRTNLPEPASQNQPPQNQPHRTNVPRTNLQNQPPQNQPPQNQPPRTNLPRTSLPEPTSPESAYQNQPPQNQPPRTILPRTSLPEPASQNQPPRTNLPRTSLPEPTSPEPTSPEPASQNQPPQNQPPEPTSPEPASQNQPPQNQPPRTNLPEPASQNQPPQNQPPRSSLPDPASPEPASQNQPPRTSLPEPTSPESASQIQPPRSSLPRTSLPEPTSQNQPSRTNLPRISLPDPALPRTRLHFQENLSVQGLVVEWHE